A region from the Gossypium hirsutum isolate 1008001.06 chromosome A08, Gossypium_hirsutum_v2.1, whole genome shotgun sequence genome encodes:
- the LOC107894107 gene encoding probable ribosomal protein S11, mitochondrial: MHPLSSIRQLRHSSTSVLLQRFSIFNWVFRASSNRPAFLGGSKSFSAGAHSSENVGTPEKNFDQQTMKDNVSATRASTFQKFFGPLGAQSTGQTDFRSGGNYRSMDVLREAIDADRMANFRGSQFRQDHIEQNKHFAHIKIMRNNTFVTVTDSDGNKKCGASAGMSGLLGGTKVSKYATEAVAEYAGRKARKMGIKSVVVRVKGFIHFKKKKQAILSFREGFKNPIVFIEDVTRHPHNGCRLPKKRRI; encoded by the exons atgcacCCATTGTCTTCAATTCGACAGCTTCGCCATTCTTCTACTTCAGTATTGCTTCAACGCTTTAGCATCTTCAATTGGGTGTTTCGAGCTTCTTCCAACCGCCCTGCTTTTCTCG GAGGTTCAAAGAGTTTCAGTGCTGGTGCACATTCTTCTGAGAATGTTGGAACTCCGGAGAAGAATTTTGATCAACAGACAATGAAGGATAATGTCTCTGCTACACGTGCTTCAACTTTCCAGAAATTTTTTGGTCCTTTAGGTGCACAATCTACTGGTCAAACAGATTTCAGGTCAGGCGGGAATTACAGGTCTATGGATGTTTTGAGGGAAGCAATAGATGCAGATAGAATGGCAAACTTTAGGGGTTCTCAATTTCGGCAAGACCATATCGAGCAAAACAAACATTTTGCACACATAAAGATCATGCGCAACAATACCTTTGTCACCGTGACGGATTCCGATGGAAATAAAAAATGTGGAGCCTCGGCTGGAATGTCAGGACTTTTAGGAGGCACGAAAGTATCTAAGTATGCTACTGAAGCAGTGGCAGAATATGCTGGGCGCAAGGCAAGGAAAATGGGGATTAAATCGGTTGTGGTGAGAGTGAAAGGCTTTATCCATTTTAAGAAGAAAAAACAAGCAATTCTTAGCTTTCGCGAGGGCTTTAAGAATCCTATTGTCTTCATTGAGGACGTCACTCGTCATCCACATAATGGATGCCGGCTTCCAAAGAAGAGACGAATCTAA
- the LOC107894091 gene encoding probable protein phosphatase 2C 34 isoform X4 codes for MRHFSSMFNGLARSFSMRRGKNSSNGDGREAAETMAKDAKKHDMILRSSGFVNVDGSNNLASVCSKRGRKGVNQDCAIVWEGFGCQADMLFCGIFDGHGPWGHFVAKKVRESMPSSLLCNWQETLAQTSLDPDLESDKKHQRFHIWKHSYLKTCAAVDRELEQYRKIDSFYSGTTALTIVRQGDIIYVANVGDSRAVLATNSDDGNLVPVQLTVDFKPNLPQESERIIQCQGRVFCMHDEPGVHRVWLPNEESPGLAMSRAFGDYCIKDYGLISVPEVTQRHITNKDQFVVLATDGVWDVVSNQEAIQIVSSTPDKAKAAKRLVEFAACAWKKKRKGIAVDDISAICLFFHSSHHEVSLVTTSK; via the exons ATGAGGCATTTTTCCTCCATGTTCAATGGGTTGGCGAGGTCGTTTTCGATGCGAAGAGGGAAGAATTCGAGCAATGGTGATGGAAGAGAAGCTGCTGAGACAATGGCAAAAGATGCAAAGAAACATGACATGATTTTGAGGTCTTCTGGTTTTGTAAATGTCGATGGTTCTAACAATTTGGCCTCAGTTTGTTCCAAGAGAGGCAGGAAAGGAGTGAACCAGGATTGTGCTATTGTATGGGAG GGATTTGGATGTCAAGCAGACATGTTGTTTTGTGGGATATTTGATGGTCATGGTCCATGGGGTCATTTCGTAGCGAAAAAGGTTCGAGAATCGATGCCTTCGTCCTTGCTTTGCAATTGGCAAGAGACTCTAGCTCAGACATCGCTCGACCCGGATTTGGAATCTGATAAAAAGCATCAGAGGTTTCATATATGGAAGCATTCTTATCTGAAGACTTGTGCTGCTGTCGATCGCGAGCTCGAACAATATCGAAAGATCGATTCGTTTTACAGTGGAACAACCGCCTTGACAATTGTCAGACAG GGAGACATCATATACGTAGCCAATGTTGGCGATTCTCGGGCTGTTTTGGCAACGAATTCCGATGATGGAAACTTGGTTCCCGTTCAGCTTACTGTTGATTTCAAACCAAATTTACCTC AGGAGAGTGAGCGGATAATTCAGTGCCAAGGTCGCGTTTTCTGCATGCACGATGAACCAGGGGTACACAGAGTTTGGCTGCCTAATGAAGAGTCACCAGGACTAGCAATGTCTAGAGCTTTTGGTGATTACTGCATTAAGGACTACGGTCTTATTTCGGTTCCTGAAGTCACACAGAGACATATAACCAACAAAGACCAATTCGTTGTGCTCGCCACCGATGGG GTATGGGATGTAGTTTCCAATCAGGAAGCAATTCAAATAGTATCTTCGACACCAGACAAGGCGAAGGCAGCGAAGCGATTAGTCGAGTTCGCGGCCTGTGcttggaagaagaaaaggaaaggcATTGCAGTGGATGATATTTCCGCTATCTGCCTCTTCTTCCACTCATCTCACCATGAAGTTAGTCTTGTAACAACTTCAAAATAG
- the LOC107894091 gene encoding probable protein phosphatase 2C 34 isoform X1 codes for MERLMVVEFHVIMNILCNTLSDSQAKNFGSIRREQTSCVFDSEFWIIEAMRHFSSMFNGLARSFSMRRGKNSSNGDGREAAETMAKDAKKHDMILRSSGFVNVDGSNNLASVCSKRGRKGVNQDCAIVWEGFGCQADMLFCGIFDGHGPWGHFVAKKVRESMPSSLLCNWQETLAQTSLDPDLESDKKHQRFHIWKHSYLKTCAAVDRELEQYRKIDSFYSGTTALTIVRQGDIIYVANVGDSRAVLATNSDDGNLVPVQLTVDFKPNLPQESERIIQCQGRVFCMHDEPGVHRVWLPNEESPGLAMSRAFGDYCIKDYGLISVPEVTQRHITNKDQFVVLATDGVWDVVSNQEAIQIVSSTPDKAKAAKRLVEFAACAWKKKRKGIAVDDISAICLFFHSSHHEVSLVTTSK; via the exons ATGGAGAGGCTAATGGTAGTGGAATTCCATGTCATAATGAATATTCTCTGTAATACCCTTTCAGATTCACAG GCAAAAAACTTTGGATCTATAAGAAGGGAacaaacaagttgtgtttttgaTAGTGAGTTTTGGATTATAGAGGCAATGAGGCATTTTTCCTCCATGTTCAATGGGTTGGCGAGGTCGTTTTCGATGCGAAGAGGGAAGAATTCGAGCAATGGTGATGGAAGAGAAGCTGCTGAGACAATGGCAAAAGATGCAAAGAAACATGACATGATTTTGAGGTCTTCTGGTTTTGTAAATGTCGATGGTTCTAACAATTTGGCCTCAGTTTGTTCCAAGAGAGGCAGGAAAGGAGTGAACCAGGATTGTGCTATTGTATGGGAG GGATTTGGATGTCAAGCAGACATGTTGTTTTGTGGGATATTTGATGGTCATGGTCCATGGGGTCATTTCGTAGCGAAAAAGGTTCGAGAATCGATGCCTTCGTCCTTGCTTTGCAATTGGCAAGAGACTCTAGCTCAGACATCGCTCGACCCGGATTTGGAATCTGATAAAAAGCATCAGAGGTTTCATATATGGAAGCATTCTTATCTGAAGACTTGTGCTGCTGTCGATCGCGAGCTCGAACAATATCGAAAGATCGATTCGTTTTACAGTGGAACAACCGCCTTGACAATTGTCAGACAG GGAGACATCATATACGTAGCCAATGTTGGCGATTCTCGGGCTGTTTTGGCAACGAATTCCGATGATGGAAACTTGGTTCCCGTTCAGCTTACTGTTGATTTCAAACCAAATTTACCTC AGGAGAGTGAGCGGATAATTCAGTGCCAAGGTCGCGTTTTCTGCATGCACGATGAACCAGGGGTACACAGAGTTTGGCTGCCTAATGAAGAGTCACCAGGACTAGCAATGTCTAGAGCTTTTGGTGATTACTGCATTAAGGACTACGGTCTTATTTCGGTTCCTGAAGTCACACAGAGACATATAACCAACAAAGACCAATTCGTTGTGCTCGCCACCGATGGG GTATGGGATGTAGTTTCCAATCAGGAAGCAATTCAAATAGTATCTTCGACACCAGACAAGGCGAAGGCAGCGAAGCGATTAGTCGAGTTCGCGGCCTGTGcttggaagaagaaaaggaaaggcATTGCAGTGGATGATATTTCCGCTATCTGCCTCTTCTTCCACTCATCTCACCATGAAGTTAGTCTTGTAACAACTTCAAAATAG
- the LOC107894091 gene encoding probable protein phosphatase 2C 34 isoform X2, whose product MERLMAKNFGSIRREQTSCVFDSEFWIIEAMRHFSSMFNGLARSFSMRRGKNSSNGDGREAAETMAKDAKKHDMILRSSGFVNVDGSNNLASVCSKRGRKGVNQDCAIVWEGFGCQADMLFCGIFDGHGPWGHFVAKKVRESMPSSLLCNWQETLAQTSLDPDLESDKKHQRFHIWKHSYLKTCAAVDRELEQYRKIDSFYSGTTALTIVRQGDIIYVANVGDSRAVLATNSDDGNLVPVQLTVDFKPNLPQESERIIQCQGRVFCMHDEPGVHRVWLPNEESPGLAMSRAFGDYCIKDYGLISVPEVTQRHITNKDQFVVLATDGVWDVVSNQEAIQIVSSTPDKAKAAKRLVEFAACAWKKKRKGIAVDDISAICLFFHSSHHEVSLVTTSK is encoded by the exons ATGGAGAGGCTAATG GCAAAAAACTTTGGATCTATAAGAAGGGAacaaacaagttgtgtttttgaTAGTGAGTTTTGGATTATAGAGGCAATGAGGCATTTTTCCTCCATGTTCAATGGGTTGGCGAGGTCGTTTTCGATGCGAAGAGGGAAGAATTCGAGCAATGGTGATGGAAGAGAAGCTGCTGAGACAATGGCAAAAGATGCAAAGAAACATGACATGATTTTGAGGTCTTCTGGTTTTGTAAATGTCGATGGTTCTAACAATTTGGCCTCAGTTTGTTCCAAGAGAGGCAGGAAAGGAGTGAACCAGGATTGTGCTATTGTATGGGAG GGATTTGGATGTCAAGCAGACATGTTGTTTTGTGGGATATTTGATGGTCATGGTCCATGGGGTCATTTCGTAGCGAAAAAGGTTCGAGAATCGATGCCTTCGTCCTTGCTTTGCAATTGGCAAGAGACTCTAGCTCAGACATCGCTCGACCCGGATTTGGAATCTGATAAAAAGCATCAGAGGTTTCATATATGGAAGCATTCTTATCTGAAGACTTGTGCTGCTGTCGATCGCGAGCTCGAACAATATCGAAAGATCGATTCGTTTTACAGTGGAACAACCGCCTTGACAATTGTCAGACAG GGAGACATCATATACGTAGCCAATGTTGGCGATTCTCGGGCTGTTTTGGCAACGAATTCCGATGATGGAAACTTGGTTCCCGTTCAGCTTACTGTTGATTTCAAACCAAATTTACCTC AGGAGAGTGAGCGGATAATTCAGTGCCAAGGTCGCGTTTTCTGCATGCACGATGAACCAGGGGTACACAGAGTTTGGCTGCCTAATGAAGAGTCACCAGGACTAGCAATGTCTAGAGCTTTTGGTGATTACTGCATTAAGGACTACGGTCTTATTTCGGTTCCTGAAGTCACACAGAGACATATAACCAACAAAGACCAATTCGTTGTGCTCGCCACCGATGGG GTATGGGATGTAGTTTCCAATCAGGAAGCAATTCAAATAGTATCTTCGACACCAGACAAGGCGAAGGCAGCGAAGCGATTAGTCGAGTTCGCGGCCTGTGcttggaagaagaaaaggaaaggcATTGCAGTGGATGATATTTCCGCTATCTGCCTCTTCTTCCACTCATCTCACCATGAAGTTAGTCTTGTAACAACTTCAAAATAG
- the LOC107894091 gene encoding probable protein phosphatase 2C 34 isoform X3, producing the protein MAKNFGSIRREQTSCVFDSEFWIIEAMRHFSSMFNGLARSFSMRRGKNSSNGDGREAAETMAKDAKKHDMILRSSGFVNVDGSNNLASVCSKRGRKGVNQDCAIVWEGFGCQADMLFCGIFDGHGPWGHFVAKKVRESMPSSLLCNWQETLAQTSLDPDLESDKKHQRFHIWKHSYLKTCAAVDRELEQYRKIDSFYSGTTALTIVRQGDIIYVANVGDSRAVLATNSDDGNLVPVQLTVDFKPNLPQESERIIQCQGRVFCMHDEPGVHRVWLPNEESPGLAMSRAFGDYCIKDYGLISVPEVTQRHITNKDQFVVLATDGVWDVVSNQEAIQIVSSTPDKAKAAKRLVEFAACAWKKKRKGIAVDDISAICLFFHSSHHEVSLVTTSK; encoded by the exons atg GCAAAAAACTTTGGATCTATAAGAAGGGAacaaacaagttgtgtttttgaTAGTGAGTTTTGGATTATAGAGGCAATGAGGCATTTTTCCTCCATGTTCAATGGGTTGGCGAGGTCGTTTTCGATGCGAAGAGGGAAGAATTCGAGCAATGGTGATGGAAGAGAAGCTGCTGAGACAATGGCAAAAGATGCAAAGAAACATGACATGATTTTGAGGTCTTCTGGTTTTGTAAATGTCGATGGTTCTAACAATTTGGCCTCAGTTTGTTCCAAGAGAGGCAGGAAAGGAGTGAACCAGGATTGTGCTATTGTATGGGAG GGATTTGGATGTCAAGCAGACATGTTGTTTTGTGGGATATTTGATGGTCATGGTCCATGGGGTCATTTCGTAGCGAAAAAGGTTCGAGAATCGATGCCTTCGTCCTTGCTTTGCAATTGGCAAGAGACTCTAGCTCAGACATCGCTCGACCCGGATTTGGAATCTGATAAAAAGCATCAGAGGTTTCATATATGGAAGCATTCTTATCTGAAGACTTGTGCTGCTGTCGATCGCGAGCTCGAACAATATCGAAAGATCGATTCGTTTTACAGTGGAACAACCGCCTTGACAATTGTCAGACAG GGAGACATCATATACGTAGCCAATGTTGGCGATTCTCGGGCTGTTTTGGCAACGAATTCCGATGATGGAAACTTGGTTCCCGTTCAGCTTACTGTTGATTTCAAACCAAATTTACCTC AGGAGAGTGAGCGGATAATTCAGTGCCAAGGTCGCGTTTTCTGCATGCACGATGAACCAGGGGTACACAGAGTTTGGCTGCCTAATGAAGAGTCACCAGGACTAGCAATGTCTAGAGCTTTTGGTGATTACTGCATTAAGGACTACGGTCTTATTTCGGTTCCTGAAGTCACACAGAGACATATAACCAACAAAGACCAATTCGTTGTGCTCGCCACCGATGGG GTATGGGATGTAGTTTCCAATCAGGAAGCAATTCAAATAGTATCTTCGACACCAGACAAGGCGAAGGCAGCGAAGCGATTAGTCGAGTTCGCGGCCTGTGcttggaagaagaaaaggaaaggcATTGCAGTGGATGATATTTCCGCTATCTGCCTCTTCTTCCACTCATCTCACCATGAAGTTAGTCTTGTAACAACTTCAAAATAG